Proteins from a single region of Chryseobacterium sp. W4I1:
- a CDS encoding 2-isopropylmalate synthase, whose product MNSEKIEIFDTTLRDGEQVPGCKLNTKQKLIIAERLDKLGIDVIEAGFPISSPGDFESVSEISKLVRNATVCGLTRANKKDIDTAAEALKYAKRPRIHTGIGTSDSHIQYKFNSTREDILERAVEAVKYAKRYVEDVEFYAEDAGRTDNAYLAKVCEEVIKAGATVLNIPDTTGYCLPEEYGQKIKYLKENVKGIEKAILSCHCHNDLGLATANSIAGVINGARQIECTINGLGERAGNTALEEVVMILKQHKDLNLHTDINSKMLNEMSLMVSDLMGMPVQPNKAIVGANAFAHSSGIHQDGVIKNRETYEIIDPEEVGVNASSIILTARSGRSALAYRFKHIGYEITKNELDFLYQEFLKIADRKKEVVNDDLYMMMETYSRKIG is encoded by the coding sequence ATGAATTCCGAAAAAATCGAAATTTTTGATACGACGCTGAGGGATGGGGAACAGGTCCCCGGATGTAAACTGAATACAAAGCAAAAACTTATTATAGCTGAAAGGCTTGATAAACTAGGGATTGACGTAATTGAAGCTGGTTTTCCGATTTCCAGTCCCGGAGATTTTGAATCCGTTTCAGAAATTTCAAAATTGGTAAGGAATGCAACCGTTTGCGGATTGACAAGAGCCAATAAAAAAGACATTGATACGGCTGCTGAAGCCCTTAAATATGCAAAAAGACCTCGAATTCATACCGGGATCGGAACTTCTGATTCCCACATTCAATATAAATTCAACTCAACAAGGGAAGATATTCTGGAACGTGCTGTGGAAGCCGTAAAATATGCAAAGCGGTATGTGGAAGATGTGGAATTTTATGCAGAAGATGCAGGAAGAACAGATAATGCGTACCTGGCAAAGGTCTGCGAGGAAGTGATAAAAGCTGGTGCAACTGTTCTTAATATCCCTGATACTACAGGGTATTGCCTTCCTGAGGAATACGGACAGAAAATAAAATACCTCAAAGAAAATGTAAAAGGTATTGAAAAAGCCATTCTCTCATGCCATTGCCATAATGATCTTGGATTGGCCACAGCCAATTCTATTGCAGGGGTCATCAACGGAGCCCGCCAGATCGAATGCACGATTAACGGATTGGGGGAAAGAGCCGGAAATACGGCCTTAGAAGAAGTCGTCATGATTTTAAAACAGCATAAGGATCTCAACTTACATACTGATATCAATTCTAAAATGCTGAATGAGATGAGTCTTATGGTTTCAGATCTGATGGGAATGCCTGTACAGCCTAACAAAGCGATTGTAGGAGCCAATGCTTTTGCTCACAGCTCAGGGATTCACCAGGATGGCGTTATCAAAAACAGGGAGACTTATGAAATTATTGATCCTGAAGAAGTGGGAGTAAATGCTTCATCTATTATCCTGACAGCTAGGAGCGGACGCTCTGCTTTGGCTTACCGTTTCAAACATATCGGCTACGAAATCACCAAAAATGAACTGGATTTCCTTTATCAGGAGTTTTTAAAGATCGCTGACAGGAAAAAAGAAGTGGTCAATGATGATCTCTACATGATGATGGAAACGTACAGTAGAAAAATAGGATAG
- the thrS gene encoding threonine--tRNA ligase: MIKITLPDNSVREFEGEVTPLDVAKSISEGLARNTISAVVNGKQVETTTPITTDSTVQLLTWNDDLGKKAFWHSSAHLLAQAILDFYPNAKLTIGPAIESGFYYDVDFGDENISEKDFEKIEKKVLENAKKASTFSLYPVSKEEALKTYADNPYKVELISNLNDGEITFVTHDNFTDLCRGGHIPNTGIVKAVKILNAAGAYWRGNEKNPQLTRVYGISFPKQKDLTEYLERLEEAKRRDHRKLGKELGIFAFSEKVGAGLPLWLPKGTALRRKLENFLSDAQKKGGYEFVMSPHIGSKELYVTSGHWDKYGADSFQPIKTPNEGEEFMLKPMNCPHHCEIYKTSQWSYRDLPKRYAEFGTVYRYEQSGELHGLTRVRGFTQDDAHLFCTPDQLSEEFEKVIDLTLYVFKSLGFEDFVTQVSLRDPENKEKYIGSDENWEKAENAIINAAEKKGLKTIVEYGEAAFYGPKLDFMVKDALGRKWQLGTIQVDYNLPERFDLHYIGSDNEKHRPVMIHRAPFGSMERFIAILLENTAGDFPLWLSPDQFIILPISEKYVDYSKKVSQFLENHDISGQIDERNEKTGKKIRDAELNKIPFMLVVGENEEKEGTISVRRRGEGDLGVMSMEDFVSYFKKEAAI, from the coding sequence ATGATAAAAATTACACTTCCAGACAATAGTGTCAGAGAATTTGAAGGAGAAGTTACTCCTTTAGATGTGGCGAAATCTATCAGTGAGGGATTGGCTAGAAATACCATTTCCGCAGTTGTAAACGGCAAACAAGTAGAAACCACCACACCTATAACCACAGATTCAACGGTACAATTGCTGACCTGGAATGATGATCTTGGAAAGAAAGCCTTCTGGCACTCTTCTGCCCACCTGTTGGCGCAGGCTATCCTGGATTTTTATCCTAATGCTAAACTGACAATAGGACCTGCTATTGAAAGCGGATTTTATTATGATGTAGATTTCGGGGACGAAAATATATCCGAAAAAGATTTTGAGAAAATTGAAAAGAAAGTGTTGGAAAATGCGAAGAAAGCTTCAACATTCTCATTATACCCTGTTTCTAAAGAAGAAGCTTTAAAAACATATGCAGATAATCCTTACAAAGTAGAGCTTATCTCTAATCTGAATGATGGAGAGATCACTTTTGTAACCCATGATAACTTCACCGATCTATGTCGTGGAGGCCATATTCCTAACACAGGAATTGTGAAAGCTGTGAAGATCTTAAATGCAGCGGGTGCTTACTGGAGAGGAAATGAAAAAAATCCTCAGCTGACAAGAGTTTACGGTATTTCTTTCCCTAAACAGAAGGATCTTACCGAATATCTTGAAAGACTGGAAGAAGCAAAAAGAAGAGATCACAGAAAACTGGGTAAGGAACTTGGAATTTTTGCATTCTCTGAAAAAGTTGGTGCAGGTTTACCACTTTGGTTACCTAAAGGAACTGCTTTGAGAAGAAAACTGGAGAATTTCCTAAGTGATGCCCAGAAAAAAGGAGGTTACGAATTTGTTATGTCGCCACATATCGGTTCAAAAGAATTGTATGTGACCTCGGGACACTGGGATAAATATGGAGCAGACAGCTTCCAGCCGATCAAAACACCAAATGAAGGTGAAGAATTCATGCTGAAGCCAATGAACTGTCCGCACCACTGTGAAATCTACAAAACTTCACAATGGAGCTACAGAGATCTTCCAAAAAGGTACGCAGAATTTGGAACTGTGTACAGATATGAGCAGAGTGGAGAGCTTCACGGCCTGACAAGGGTTCGTGGATTTACCCAGGATGATGCTCACTTATTCTGTACTCCGGATCAGCTTTCAGAGGAATTTGAAAAGGTAATTGATCTGACTCTTTATGTTTTTAAATCTTTAGGATTTGAAGATTTTGTAACTCAGGTTTCTTTAAGAGATCCTGAAAACAAAGAAAAATATATCGGTTCTGATGAGAACTGGGAAAAAGCTGAAAATGCTATCATTAATGCAGCTGAGAAAAAAGGTTTGAAAACAATTGTAGAATATGGCGAAGCTGCATTCTATGGTCCAAAACTGGATTTCATGGTGAAAGATGCTTTGGGAAGAAAATGGCAGCTGGGAACAATCCAGGTTGACTATAACTTACCGGAGAGATTTGATCTTCACTATATTGGAAGTGATAATGAGAAGCACAGACCGGTGATGATCCACAGAGCACCATTCGGTTCTATGGAACGATTTATTGCCATCTTATTAGAGAACACTGCGGGAGATTTTCCATTATGGCTAAGCCCTGATCAGTTTATAATTCTACCAATCAGTGAAAAATATGTAGATTATTCAAAAAAAGTTTCACAATTTTTAGAAAATCACGATATTAGCGGTCAGATTGATGAGAGAAATGAGAAGACGGGTAAAAAAATCCGTGATGCAGAATTGAATAAGATCCCTTTTATGCTGGTTGTAGGAGAAAATGAGGAGAAAGAAGGCACGATTTCTGTAAGAAGACGTGGAGAAGGTGACCTTGGAGTGATGAGCATGGAGGATTTTGTTTCTTACTTTAAGAAAGAAGCAGCGATATAG
- the infC gene encoding translation initiation factor IF-3, which produces MINDKIRVRELRLVGDNVEPGIFPIDKARQLAIEQELDLVVISDKAEPFIARILDYKKFLYEQKKKQKELKAKQIKVVVKEIRFGPQTDDHDYEFKKKHAEKFLEEGSKLKTYVFFKGRSIIFKDQGEILLLKLAQELEHVGKVDQLPKLEGKRMIMMMSPKKPAK; this is translated from the coding sequence TTGATCAACGATAAAATTCGTGTGAGAGAGCTTCGTTTAGTGGGCGATAACGTAGAGCCGGGGATTTTTCCAATTGATAAAGCAAGACAACTTGCTATAGAACAGGAATTGGACCTAGTAGTAATTTCAGATAAGGCTGAACCTTTCATTGCAAGGATATTAGACTATAAAAAGTTTTTATATGAGCAAAAGAAAAAGCAGAAAGAACTTAAAGCCAAGCAAATAAAAGTGGTGGTAAAGGAGATCCGTTTCGGACCTCAGACTGACGACCATGATTATGAGTTTAAGAAGAAACATGCTGAAAAATTCCTTGAAGAAGGGTCAAAACTAAAAACCTACGTTTTTTTTAAAGGACGTTCAATTATCTTCAAAGACCAGGGAGAAATCTTACTTCTAAAACTTGCTCAGGAACTTGAGCACGTTGGAAAGGTAGATCAACTGCCGAAGCTTGAAGGAAAAAGGATGATCATGATGATGAGTCCAAAAAAACCAGCTAAATAG
- a CDS encoding dipeptidase, which translates to MKNFNIDLHCDLLCYLLDPAAKIDDNELGCSLPFLKEGNVKLQVMAIYSATGGNSTSDGAMQSELFADLLKNENFFLFEGENYKNPENENRVGIIASIENASGFCGEEDTLDSGFKKLEAIIEKTQKIFYLGITHHTENRFGGGNNSTAGLKEDGKVLLDYISDKNIPIDLAHTSDQLAYGILNYVDQRNYNIPIIASHSNYRNIHDKNRNLPDELAKEVIRRKGLIGVNFIRNCVDDKNPELLYEHIRYGLDLGGENAVAYGADFFFCKNHPDKSRHPIFFEGYDDASAFNSVNSKIEKEFSPEIMEKISHKNVLDFMERIKL; encoded by the coding sequence ATGAAGAACTTTAATATTGACCTGCACTGTGATCTTTTATGCTATTTATTGGACCCGGCTGCAAAAATTGATGATAATGAATTGGGATGTTCGCTTCCTTTTTTAAAAGAAGGAAATGTCAAGCTGCAGGTGATGGCTATATACTCAGCGACAGGCGGTAACAGTACATCAGATGGAGCAATGCAGAGTGAACTGTTTGCAGATTTATTAAAAAATGAGAATTTCTTTTTATTTGAAGGCGAAAACTATAAAAATCCTGAAAATGAAAACAGGGTAGGAATTATTGCTTCTATTGAAAATGCATCCGGTTTTTGTGGAGAAGAGGACACTCTGGATTCAGGATTCAAAAAACTGGAAGCGATTATTGAAAAAACACAGAAGATCTTTTATTTAGGAATAACACATCACACTGAAAATCGCTTTGGAGGGGGAAACAATTCCACAGCCGGACTGAAAGAAGACGGAAAAGTCCTGCTTGATTATATTTCAGATAAAAATATACCGATTGACCTTGCCCACACCAGTGACCAGCTGGCATACGGAATTCTTAATTATGTAGACCAGAGAAACTACAACATACCGATTATTGCAAGCCACTCCAACTACAGGAATATTCATGATAAAAACAGAAATCTTCCCGATGAGCTGGCCAAAGAAGTGATCAGACGAAAAGGCTTGATAGGAGTCAATTTTATCAGAAACTGTGTAGATGACAAAAATCCTGAACTATTATATGAACATATCCGGTACGGATTGGATCTGGGAGGAGAAAATGCTGTTGCTTACGGTGCAGACTTCTTCTTTTGCAAAAATCATCCGGATAAATCCCGCCATCCCATTTTCTTTGAAGGATATGATGATGCTTCTGCTTTCAACTCTGTTAACAGTAAGATTGAAAAGGAATTTTCTCCTGAAATTATGGAGAAGATAAGCCACAAAAATGTGTTGGACTTTATGGAAAGAATTAAACTTTAG